In Rattus norvegicus strain BN/NHsdMcwi chromosome 1, GRCr8, whole genome shotgun sequence, a genomic segment contains:
- the Klhl25 gene encoding kelch-like protein 25 isoform X1, with amino-acid sequence MSVSVHETRKSRSSTGSMNISVFHKASHPDCVLAHLNTLRKHCMFTDVTLWAGDRAFPCHRAVLAASSRYFEAMFSHGLRESRDDTVNFQDNLHPEVLELLLDFAYSSRIVINEENAESLLEAGDMLQFHDVRDAAAEFLEKNLSPSNCLGMMVLSDAHQCRRLYEFSCRMSLVHFETVRQSEDFNSLSRDTLLDLISRDELETEDERVVFEAILQWVKHDLEQRKVHLPLLLRNVRLALLPSDCLKKAVSGEALLMADECTKLIIDEAFRCKTKILLNDGVVTSPFARPRKAGHTLLILGGQTFMCDKIYQVDHKAKEIIPKADLPSPRKEFSASAIGCKVYVTGGRGSENGVSKDVWVYDTVHEEWSKAAPMLIARFGHGSAELENCLYVVGGHTSLAGIFPASPSVSLKQVEKYDPGDNKWTMVAPMRDGVSNAAVVSAKLKLFVFGGTSIHRDMVSKVQCFDPSDNRWTIKAECPQPWRYTAAAVLGSQIFIMGGDTEYTAASAYRFDCETNQWTRIGDMTAKRMSCHAVASGNKLYVVGGYFGTQRCKTLDCYDPTSDTWNCITSVPYSLIPTAFVSTWKHLPA; translated from the coding sequence ATGTCAGTCAGCGTTCACGAGACCCGCAAGTCGCGGAGTAGCACAGGCTCCATGAACATCTCGGTCTTCCACAAGGCCTCGCACCCTGACTGTGTGCTGGCCCACCTCAACACTCTGCGCAAGCACTGCATGTTCACCGACGTCACTCTCTGGGCTGGTGACCGAGCCTTTCCTTGCCACCGTGCAGTGCTGGCTGCCTCCAGCCGATACTTTGAGGCCATGTTCAGCCATGGCCTTCGGGAAAGCCGGGATGATACGGTCAACTTCCAGGACAACCTGCACCCTGAGGTGCTGGAGCTGCTCCTGGACTTCGCCTACTCCTCTCGCATCGTCATCAATGAGGAGAACGCAGAGTCGCTGCTGGAGGCTGGTGACATGTTGCAGTTCCATGACGTCCGGGATGCAGCTGCCGAGTTCCTGGAGAAGAATCTTTCCCCCTCCAACTGCCTTGGCATGATGGTGCTGTCTGATGCTCACCAGTGCCGGCGGCTCTATGAGTTCTCATGCCGAATGTCCCTGGTACACTTTGAGACGGTGCGGCAGAGTGAGGACTTCAACAGTCTCTCTAGGGACACACTGTTGGACCTCATCTCCAGAGACGAGCTGGAGACTGAGGATGAGCGCGTGGTCTTTGAGGCCATCCTGCAGTGGGTGAAGCATGACCTAGAGCAGAGGAAGGTCCACCTGCCACTGCTCCTGCGCAATGTGCGACTGGCCCTGCTACCCTCAGACTGTCTGAAGAAAGCCGTCTCTGGAGAGGCCCTCCTCATGGCGGATGAGTGCACCAAACTCATCATAGATGAGGCCTTCCGCTGCAAGACCAAGATCTTGCTGAACGATGGTGTGGTCACCAGTCCCTTTGCCCGGCCTCGCAAGGCAGGTCACACATTGCTCATCCTGGGAGGCCAGACCTTCATGTGTGACAAGATCTACCAAGTGGACCACAAAGCCAAGGAGATTATCCCCAAGGCTGATCTGCCGAGCCCTCGGAAGGAGTTCAGCGCTTCAGCGATTGGTTGCAAGGTCTACGTGACTGGAGGCAGGGgctctgagaatggggtctctaAGGATGTCTGGGTGTATGACACTGTCCATGAGGAATGGTCTAAGGCAGCTCCCATGCTGATTGCCCGCTTTGGCCATGGCTCAGCTGAGCTGGAAAACTGTCTCTATGTGGTAGGGGGGCATACATCCCTAGCAGGCATTTTCCCTGcctctccttctgtctccctgAAACAAGTTGAGAAATATGACCCTGGGGATAATAAGTGGACTATGGTGGCCCCAATGAGAGACGGTGTCAGCAATGCTGCTGTGGTGAGTGCCAAGCTGAAACTCTTTGTGTTTGGAGGGACCAGCATCCACCGGGACATGGTGTCCAAAGTCCAGTGTTTTGACCCCTCGGACAACCGGTGGACAATCAAGGCAGAATGTCCCCAGCCTTGGCGATACACAGCAGCTGCTGTTCTGGGCAGCCAGATTTTCATCATGGGAGGTGACACAGAGTACACAGCAGCTTCAGCATATCGCTTCGACTGTGAGACCAACCAGTGGACGCGGATTGGGGACATGACAGCCAAACGCATGTCCTGTCATGCTGTGGCTTCAGGCAACAAGCTGTATGTGGTTGGAGGCTACTTTGGGACCCAGAGGTGTAAGACCCTGGACTGCTATGACCCTACTTCAGACACATGGAACTGCATCACCAGCGTGCCCTACTCTCTCATTCCCACGGCCTTTGTTAGCACCTGGAAGCATCTGCCTGCATGA